The DNA sequence CCGACTTGCCGGCCAATTAACGGCAGTTTAACTTATCGTCGTATCACATATTGCAGATGCTTCGGCAAAGGAGCTGCTGTCACTTTACCCTGGGATTGCTCGGCTGCGTCATTTTGCTATCGACGACTACCGCGGACAATAGCGTCCACATAGTATCAAAGTACGGTCATCAGCCGCTCACCTCGACCACGCTCAAATGGCTGCCGGTGGCTCATTACAACCCTACCGAATCCAAGGAGATAGTCCTCGGTGGCATCGAGAACATATCAGATGGCGAAGGTGCGAcgacatttttatcataatatattacgtaatatattacGGGTATCTCCAGCTGCGCCACGTTTGTAGAATTAGATCATCCAAATTAATatcaacaattattttctagtCTTATATGGTGTATTAATaccaacaattatttttacatgacaTTAATATATCGAAATCTTGCTTACCTCGAAAAAGTCGATAATATCAggaatgttaaatatatacaattcaaGAGGAATCAAtcgtcttaataataatgattctcATACTCAGATGAAACTTACGCCAATCAAGCGGAGAAACTAGAGGCGAAGAAACGACCGCTCTACGTATGTCGTGCGATACACAGCAGCATCTGGATAGCCGGCACGCAAAAGGACAAGGAGAAGATCTGCACGGTGACGATGCACGGCACCGTGCATTCGTACGAGAAGTACGAGCTGCTGGAAAACATCGACGGGGCCGCGCGTATCGCGTGGGTCCACTGGGATAAGTATATGCAGCCTCTTCTGGGCACGGTGCACGTAGGTGAGAAAATGCTAGTCGCCCGATATATGGTTCccaaagagaagaaaaactCGCGATACACCCATTATATCGGCACGCTTAACTCAAACGAGAACTTTGGCACCATCATCTACGCGGACGAGGTGAGTTTTTCAAGACAAATCCCTCATGCGAACAAGTAGTCACCAGAGTTTTAATGTCGAGACATTTGGGTGATTAATCTATACGTCACTCGAGACCATCTATATCTTTGGTTCTCTTTTATAGAACGGCAAGCAGGAAACCGCAAAGTCCGGCGACCTGTTGGTGGAGACCGAACCGATCCGTTACGAGTTGAGCGCCGTTAAGCTCAACTGGCCTAAGAGGCGCGATGTTAAACCTCGCATCTCACGTATACTCAGCAACGTGACGATCACCAATCGTGGAAGCGAACCGGCGTCCTTGGCGGAAGCTTGCACGTACACGTACAAGTACGCGGTCTACTGGGGTCGTAGACACGCCATCCTTAATGGCCTTAGCACCACGATCACGCTGGCTAACGGCACGTCTTTGCCGAACATAACGTGGGGTACGCGAGACGAGGAGAATCGCACGGAGGCCTACAAGTGAGTAGCTTGTATCTCTTGAGTTGTTgatccctttctctctctctctctctctctctttcgcgagcgtaaattgaaacttttttatggATATGAACAATTtgcttttgataaaaaagcaTTACAGAGAGATCAATGTTGAAGTCGCCAAGTGTCTATTTAACCTTtggcttttaataaattctattctcTCATCGAGCTTCGCTTATGATTACGAAGCGTGAAACAATCCTCGAGACTCGCTTACGCATTTAAATAGATCAGAAGGAAATATATGATACGAATTTAAGTAACATTACGTGACATTCAGTcggctgaaaaaaaaaactcgaacGTACGGTTTATGACAGTATCCGTATAAAATCTCAcctctataattaaatataattagagcGCGAGTTTATTCCGCGTtactatctctctctctctctctctctcccccccccccccttagATGGCCCCTCGGGGCACTTTGTCGCTTCCTGTATATCATTGAAGCTCTCGCGCGGCGGACATGAGACTAGAGTGCATTTTGCGACTTCGTGCCACCCTTCCAACTCGATGTGTCCTAGAATACTTCGTGGCTTAAGTGACGCTTCAACGCAACGCAATTACGATGTCCGTGCATCAGATCCGCGCTCCAGTTGTAACGTTACGAGATAAACCAACGACTATCTGCTTCGAATCTCCTACTTGGCAAGAGAGCATAAGTTTTTAGATCAGATATAACAATGCTGAAATTCTAAAATTGAATTGTTCGATGAAAAAGCAGAACAACACAACAACGTGAATTGCAACAACTTTTATAATTGGACGGTTAATTTGATGAATATATACTTATCAATTCTTAGAATTCTATTCCTAGCTTATTAAtgaaatgatttattaaattattattaatttaattatttacttaaattatttattgatccGGCCAATTAGATCGAACCCAAAGAAAGAACCTAACGCGTCTGTTGCAGCGTGCAAGTCTTCCTGGAGCCCGGCACGGGCGTGAACGTGACACTGAAGGCCAATTACACGGACACGGAAGTGCCGTACACCGCGACGTTGATCTCGCACTACGAGGATGGCGCGACGATGTCGCGCGTGATCAGCGGCACTCGACAGGAGGAAACTTTGCTGGACATCGTGCCAAAATTTGGGCCCGTCTACTTTCTGAGCAATTACAGCGTGGTGCCGACCACTGTACCACCGCCTACCACAACCGAGCTGTCGACCACGACGATCGCGACGTCAACGACGATGCAGCCCCAGGAAACGACGCAGCGACCTCGGCAAATAAACGACGCGGACACGGCCGATCACGACGAGAATCTGATCATCCCGCCGAAGAAAATGGACATATCATCGGGCATGCAAAACGACGATGGCGGCCCGTTGTCGCTGAAGAACAAGGGAGAATATTCCGGTGTCGCGTGCGTCAAGTCGAGCTTGTTGACGCTCGTCGTCTCGTCGCTGTTGTTGTTGATCCTTCATAGAATCACGTGAAGATCCGATCATCGTGCGTCGCCTCCTCTAACGTTAATTTCCTAAATTCCCCgcaatagtaatatataatccaGTAGACGTACCGAAGGAAAcacaaaaaagatgaaaaaatatttaaaaaaaaagaaagagaaaacagaaaaaaaatatacgcggAAGAGATTATTGCTGCTGTAATTTCGTATAATAGCGATTATAGCGTGAACGAGCCCCTTTATTTGAACACGCACTCGCTGAACTCACGTCGACACTCACCGCGGTGTCGATATATGCTTGCCTTTAAAAAGAAActctatacataatttatatgatacacaaatatctatattattatacacgcGTCTTAGGGTAGCACAATAAGAAAGATGTATCTTCGCGATTGAAGGATGAGCTAGTCTCGACAATGAGTCAAGTACAAGAGCGAGATCGCAGCGATTACTGATGCGTGGTTCGGGTTAACTTGGTCGCAAAACGTTTATCCATTATACTGTTGAACAGCTGATCGCTGTGACACATTGTGACATTCCGTCTTTTTCTAATCCCGCTGTGAGTCGTGACTTTCCAACTATAACGTATTATGTCCTATGCCTTTGCAAAGTGTAATTCTATAGATCCTTTAGGAGATCCTAATCGCTTCAAAAGATGACGGCATATTCTTTAAGGATTACTGTGTCtagggagaaagaaagaaaaaggaagagggATACAATTGCCGCGAGTATCTTGGATAAGTAATAGCATAATTATAGCGTCGGAAAGTGAAGCAAATAGAAGTTAAGCACaacggaagaaaaaaaaagcaagataCGCGAGTTGATTCAGctacgatatatttttgagaGATTGccgatataattttagaagaatgtaaaatttataaggaTAGcaagtaagagagagaaacgtatAGAGAGTGTAAAAGTGAATGGGTACATCAGTAATAATTCAATGAAATTTCAAAGCTATATTATAGCGAAATGGTGATGAAATCGCATTATTTAATGTGCAATAACAcaacacaataaataattttttttttgctttaaaagAGTAAGCGATTGATATGTACCCATCTCTTGCGCTCTGTAAAGTGATAGGATATCTGCAAATACCCtaaaatattgttgaaaaagaTTGTAAGCGAAAAGCTGAAGAaccacatatataataattgaaaattgttaagatatatacatcttaataatttattaataagaagatAGAATATTTTGGTACGTgtgtgaaagaaaattttgagtttagtGTTTTTCGACAAGATTTTTGTTTACTCGAAAGATTAGGAGACAAAACGTATCATTTTTCACACGCGATTGCGTTGACGGCGTTTTTACCGAAGAagtctatatgtatataatatgtatttctatATGATCCTTGATAGTTGTAATTGTGTAGTgagcttatttatataacatgatttatagatattttctcTATCGATAAGTAGAGCGTTACAAGTACAattcttacatatattttactattaaccGACATAGGATTAGCGCGATACATTTATTTTGGACTAAGGCGGATGCTTTGTCTCCGTTTCTAACGACGTTTATCGACGTCTAAAGCCTAATCAACCACACTTGTTGTGATATTCAATAAAACTTTACgtaaatacaaagaaaaaaaaagagaagaaaacaCTCTCTGTTGAACAATTCgttaattatgagaaaaagcaataatttGTTGCGAGATGAAGAAAGAGACTTGGAAAGTTTtgcgaagaaaagaaaataaaaagagaagcgacgataaaaaaattcaaataaaatttctagtaTCCTTATGCGCGAACGACGATCTTTTTTCAATGTTCCGAATAAATGAACATGACGTAAATACCGAAGCAACGTGCGAGGCAACGTAAATTCGAAGAGGGAAACTGTATgaccttatacgataagagaTCGTAAATTATCATATTGCTTCTTGACAATTCACCCTATATATGCCGATAGGCAAAGGCATACGtgtccttaaaaaaaaagaaaaaaaaaaaaaaaaagaaaaaaaaaactagctATCGACTTCGACAAAGCCAagaattattctaaaaaatatactcaATGCAGATGTATTATTTGTGAATATGCTACTGTATTGTACATtatcatgtaaatataaatactatgtacatataaaaatattcccaTTCTTTTGACAACAATGCTGTCTGAATCGTCGAATGGTTTGATCAGAAAGATAAGAaatcatttacatattttcttacaaGGATTCTTACAATGAATTACAAGCAAAATGCATCGATAATATTgtaagataaaagataaaagtacaCAATGTTTatcatttctatattattttgacagaGATTTTAGGAGTTcttttatattgcatttttgcatttacatttttttacatttttatctttacacttgaaattttttgaacattccaaactaaaaataatattaaaaacaaatcgAAATAACTTTGCAATACAAGagattatattagaattaaacgctaactatttttttttctatgaataaaacatgtgtatatgtaaaaaaaaatattaataactttcaaAGACTCACCAAGGACGCCATATTGCTGCGGAGTAAGTCTTACATCATCGTCTGGACCTCCTGGCACAGAAGAGATGAGCGATGCACGATCACTGATATGACTCCTAGTACTGGCTTCGCTTCTCCTTGCCCAAGATGCTTGTGACAATACATCTAGTagcgatataaataatattgctcattttattttgtttatataatcattaatagtttatacaaatatttatccaaaatgtgtttaattgtataatttacgtaacattacaatattacaaaagtattaCCGAAATTGGAATTCTTAGCACTTGCTAATCTTGTTTTGTAATCTCTGAAAGGTCTCCTGGAAGGTGGGAGAGGATGTCTTCGCCGTCTCTTCAAAAACTGTGCTAATCCTCCCAGTAGTATTGAACCACCAGCAAAGCATatgataaaaatctaaaaaaaacatgtagaattaataaatagatttatgtTTTTGGGTGTAATAAATAggcattataataataaaatttttatatgattttattatatattgtaacttttttaattattattatgtaacagGGCAgagtacaaataattaaaatatttgctatAACCTCGAAAAGCCGACAATTCATTCTTACCTTTTGCGTACGAGAAAAGTATATTGTCGGTAACGAGAACATATAACGTTGATATAAAGTACCGAAGAATTGCCGAACATTAAAAAGAGACATTGTCACTCACTTtctattataaacaatattaaaccAAAATTCACGCGCGCGCCAACAAACCGATGATCACGGACTCTAGAGAGCGACAAGAGAGTTGTCGAGAGCTCAGTCACGTGGAAACTGCCATCTGTCAAACATTACTACAGACTATAGGTACAATTGGCAAGAGTACATCGATAAGAcaggtaaaataaattttataaaataaaattattttataaaacaaaattattttataaaatttaattattatattaaaattataattatattaaaatttaaattacaattttattaaaaaaatttaaaataaaattgtttctttaataatataaataaaacaaataaaaaaaaacacatttttactgTGATACTTATCTAAACTTACATCTGAAAcagatctttattttttttaacgtagcaaatagttttttttgtataaaaaatagaacattTAACGTAACCATTACACAATTAAGCAATATCGTCCCAACTACAGGAATCAAAATATTCTTCATCCACTTCGAGTAATTGTTTAAGATCATTTGTGGAGGTAGATGCTCCTGAATCGTTGTCCTGTTTGTTATCTTTCTGAGATTGCGATTTCATTCCCGGTGACAAAGATATATTCATAAAGGAAATTAGATCTTGTTGTCCGTGTTCTTTCTGCGCCGTTATGTCAACATTGTCTATCGATAAATCTTGATCGAGACCAGCCGCATTTAAAACATTCaacttcttttttatcaaaggCCATATGTAATCGTCTGCGGTGTCTTTCGCCaccaaatattgtattataacgTTATCGTTTTGTCCAATTCTATGCACTCTGTCTTCCGCCTGGCataaaatctgaaataatttcacacaatcaagtaaaatatatattatattatgtttatgtcgttaaaataatatatttaaataaatttaaatatatatattatgttaatgtCTGCttgatatgaatattaattacaccaGGGTTCCAGAATAACTCGGTAAAGACTACGAGATGCGCAGCCGTTAATGTAACACCTGCATTTGCAGCTGTAATTGACAAAACTGCTGCCAAGCAGTCATCCTGTTCTTGAAATTGATCAATTTGTTGTTTTCTTTGCTCCGGATTAGTTTTGCCATCTATTCTtataaatctgtaaaattaaaaaaaggaacgaATAGGgaaagaatttttcataagtttaaatataagaatatatgtataaatttagatttataattataagtactCACTTTATATTCATAGATTCAGCGACCTTGCAAATGGCATCCAAAATGTTTTGATGATGAGCATATAAAAGgcattttctcttattttcaaataaattggTAACGTAATCGCTATAAAgtcgatattaaaatttattaaaacatattgtttatttttgaagaaatataattttactgtaTTTATGAACATACCATACTCCTTTTAATCTTGCAAAACTGGAGTcggtataatattgtaatagaGTATTATGCCTCTCCGAATTTGTAATGTTTGTCTGTAATTGTTTCGACATTTCGTTCATTCGCTTACGAGTTTTGATCAAAGTTGGATCTAAAATAATCACTTGCCTAAAACATGCAGATGTATATCAAAAACACAttcatatcataaaattttttcaaaattatttatactggAAAAATGTTTTCTCTCAAAACCTTATCTTAGATGGCAATTGGCTTAACACGTCAACTTTCAACCTTCGAATCATGCAAGTGATCTTCAGCAATGATTGTAACTCTTGCATATTTGAAGAACCTGTAAAGTCCCAACCAAATACACTTCTCTGCCCTGCGCAGTATCGTACACCATAATCTTCATAACTGCAAGATAATGCCTCTAATAAAAATctgcacatatataatatttaatatatacaaatatttatgtaaaatatttcactgtGTTGTCTGTAAAAATACCTCATAAAACGTGGTAAAATCAAACTTATTTGAGAATGCAATTCAATCGGCCTTGACAATGCCGGAGTCCCGGTGAGCAAAATAACATGACGCGCATGAGTACATATCCGTTGAGCAGCTTGAAATCTTGCAGTTTTATTGCTCTTCAACACGTGAGATTCATCCTGCGATTCATTCGTTAAGTAAAATAGCAGcagtatttgttttattaatttataaactttaactTACCAAAATGACAAATCCAAATATATGTTTCTCAAAAGTATGTACAGCTCGCGCTAATAAATCGTACGAAATTATAGTGACCTTATCATCTCCAATACAGTCTCTTGCACTTGCAAAATGGTGAACATAATGCATAGGTATAGATGGTAAGAATTCATATATTGCTTCAGACCATTGATACCTAAATCAAGTAcctttatagtatttttattgttattttttcattatatgcaTCATAGAATATTTACCTAACTGATGAAGGAACTACAATTAAAAGTGGCCAGCTTTCTTGGAAATAATGTGCTATGCCTAACGCTTGTATAGTTTTCCCTAAACCCATATCATCTGCAATTATGCAACGACCATTTTTTGATATACCAAAgctagaataaatttattacatatcaataaaaaaatatatatataaaaatataaatatatacataattactataaaatttaccAGATGCCATCTTGTTGAAATGGCATTAAActgtctattaattttttatcaatttttgatAGATCttgtttgaatatattttcatcatccgactttaaacttttcttgaatatctaaaaaaagatatttttacaatccatttttatattttatattatactttgcaTTAATATGTTATCTATAATTACCTGCAGAACAGTCTGTGGTATTCTTGTGACAGATATATTAGATTCATGATGCATCAGTTTCTGTATTAAACTGTCATGATCGTTGATATGAAAATTCCATATTCTAGATTTTACgtctgaaaaattaaataaaaataaatattacaaatgcaTATATTTGCCGCTCAAGTTAATGCATAACTTTGTTATTACCGTATGATCTACTTGGCACTGTTTTGAACGTTTCAATAACTGAAGACGCAAACGATGATGTTTCTAATGCAAATCTCTCGCCGCTGATCATATAACATTTGCCTGTCACAACcgttcgattaaaaaaattctttgtttCCATAGGATTGAAACGATTATTCAACTTATTTGGTCTCATAACATttgtactattattatattttggttGTTGTACTGGACTACTGCTGGGTGTAGTTTGTATTTTCAGCAAAGCTTGTTGCCTCCTTTGCAATGCCAGCAAACGCTTCTTCTCAATTTCTTCAAGTGAACATTTTCTATCTATGAAAAAggcaattcttttatttttttttttttactgctactttaaagtattaatccataaaaaaattgttagaagATTATACCCATTATGTCTATTTATATCCTTTTTCTGATACATtcaataactataaaaaataaatatatattttgtttctttatatcaAAACAAGATAGctctatattttgtaaatatcatatgtatacgtatggTTAGTATGTGGGTGTATTatcacgtgtgtgtgtgtgaaacaaaaataaaactgcattattgttattaatcatGAAAACTTGTTCGAACCATATGTCATTGCTCAaaacattaagtacattatttttataaataagtgaAGAGTCCataagagaataaattataaattttctgagTTTTCAGTGAAAAGGTTAAACTTCGTATTTGTACAAGTGCGCGAGACTAACTGGGTTTTCTGCGCAAGCGCGGCAAACTTTACCTGTCACCGCTACCGCGCATGCGCCGCGAGAAACGTCAATCAAACGTTTCGAAATTTTGGGCACATTCAGCGGACTCCATCTAAagattctataataaataaatctaatttaataatttaatataatataataatataaataataatataatataaattattataggaTCTCTAACTCAATCGCTTTTGGCAGCAACCGAATGTGATTGGCTCTCACTTTTAAAACCATAAATTGGCTGCTTTTCATTTAAGCGACACAAGtcgttattgttttttttgtcGCTAAATGAAAAGCACctattttagtaataattgtCTTCGTTTCGTTGTAAAGTTATGAATGACATATCGTCTGTGGATGCGTAGTTTACTTATTTACAGGACAATCGTGTAAATACCCTTAATAATACGTTTAAAGGAAATACTTTCAGTGGTGAAAAACCTACTGTTGTTTTTTGTTGTTTAATAaccttgttaataaattacagtaaatttttttaacattcatGATGGCAACACCAAAGTTTCCTGTGAAAGAAGCACAATTATTACgtacgtattttttataaagactgtaactgaaattttataagatacttatgttaatgttttttttattttagccgACCAACATGAATTTGTTGTGCCACAAAAGCGTATTAAGGTACCTACTGACATAGCAGTTTGGCAAAAATCTGAAGCATACTTTGTAAGATAATttctgcatttatttattgtttattttaacttgtttatattttacaacattattatattgctggaatatttctttttatacttttatataatgaaatctTATTTGTAGGAATACTTGGGATTTATTTTAGCGTTAAATGAAGCTGTTCAAGGCAAAGCTTTGGATGCAGAGTGTCCACAGTCTCCTTTAGTGAACAATGTTGTACAGATGTTAAACAAATTTGATGAATGGATAACAGAAATTCCACCGACTGAACAGCCTCAACGATTTGGTAATAAATCATTTCGTATATGGCATGAAAGACTGCAGCAGGTTTGTGTGCatcaatgttttattaaaaaattattaaaatttagataatttcTGTTTACAACCGACTTTTCTATTACAGAATGCGGTAGAGGAATTGAAGCAAGTGTTACCAGAAAAATTGCATCGTGCAATCCTAGAGATAGTTCAGTATTTATATGAGAGCTTTGGAAATCCAACTCGTATAGACTATGGAACAGGCCATGAAATGGCTTTTCTCATGTTTCTTTGCTGCATGTTTAAGATAGGGGCTTTCAAAGAAGATGATAAAGTTGCTGTTGtaataaaagtgtttaataggtacttttaatttttagtaatttgtCTGATTTgctattttatgcaattttattttttagggggattatttaattacttaaataatcttttaaatcgtTTTTCTTATATGTTAAAGGTATCTTGAATTGGAACGTAGACTTCAGTTAACGTATCGTATGGAACCAGCTGGTAGTCATGGTGTTTGGAGCTTAGATGATTATCAATTTGTGCCCTTTATATGGGGAAGTTCTCAGCTTActggtattaatttttttagtaatataatatagtaaattttatagaatttattttttagtataaattttaattatacacatatatatatatatatatatatatatatatatatatatatatatatattaataaattaataatatttataaatatattaatattttatatgatgtaatattttaggACATCCTCGGATAGAACCTCGTCATTTTGTAGACCAAGCTGTTATAGACTCTTAcagtaaaaaatacatgttcCTTGGCtgcattgaatttattttaaaggtataaagagattttatacaaatataaagtacTATGTtcttattgataataaatctgcaaaaattaaaatctacattttaatatttgcttaTGTTTCATTAGGTGAAAATAGGACCTTTTGCCGAACATTCGAATCAATTGTGGAACGTTAGCGCAGTATCCACATGGCCAAAAGTAAACAGTGGTCttatcaaaatgtataaagcagaggtaatttaatgaaataatcatatattggactctgaaagaagaaaaaattatctcttatttttgtttctcagGTGTTAGAAAAGTTTCCTGTTATTCAACATGTCTTCTTTGGCTCTTTATTACCATTAACGCCAATGAATGCTCCTCCGAACTACAGAGGAGCTCGTCTCAAtgcaccaccaccaccaccaccaccaccaccatcgTCAGTAACATcgcaataaaatgatatgcaTTGATAtgactaaatataattattactgtggcatattttattacatttctcagtacttgtaataaaattatacattattctcACGCATTTCAACATCCCATTCCATAATGCTTTTGTTAACTTTGAATGTGTTTCTTTAGCTTATCAGAAATTTGTGTTTATTCACAATTACATAAgagatgatatttttatacactgaattatatgatataattattcaatgatacaaatttattgcatttaattgtattataagcataaaataattttgtaagcatttcaataaagatataaacttgtgttgtgtaaaaatattgtaaattaaaatttgtaagattaagatattattttattttgaatattgaatttttatttgtgtgaatattcttgaaaaattatttcccaATTTATGTGGCCATTCAAGAAACACATGATTGGCTatcaaatagaaatatttttgagactAAAAAGTCTCTATTCGATAACCAAttatatgacattttattaacCTATGTCTCTTGCTAGGAAAGTCCCATATTTTCCCATGATGCTCGAGTTCTCATATATTTCTAATCAATGTTTGTTTCCGTGGAAACCAGAGTTGTTTTGGTTTATCGCGCATGCGTAGATATTGATGGaaattggaagaaaaaaatatgtctgagaaggattgttttatttacgttTTACACGCATTTTCATGCTCCTTTTGTGTGTGATATAAACTGTCAAAAAAGTTCAATTATTGAtacatagtattatatagaggACTAAGAgtattaagtataatttattacgatgttaaagatatcaatttttatattattttttataaacgtcGTCTACTGCCAAGATGTTGACATTGACATAAACGGCTATATTGCCTATTGTCCCTGCATGGGACGTTTCGGCAATCAAGCAGATCATTTTTTAGGAGCCTTAGGATTTGCCAAGGCTTTGAATCGTACTCTACTGTTACCAGCTTGGGTCGAATATCGTACTGGAGAAAGCAAATCTGTAAGCGATACATTTCCATACAAATGTCATTTGCAATATT is a window from the Anoplolepis gracilipes chromosome 17, ASM4749672v1, whole genome shotgun sequence genome containing:
- the Marcal1 gene encoding SWI/SNF-related matrix-associated actin-dependent regulator of chromatin subfamily A-like protein 1 isoform X3 — translated: MDRKCSLEEIEKKRLLALQRRQQALLKIQTTPSSSPVQQPKYNNSTNVMRPNKLNNRFNPMETKNFFNRTVVTGKCYMISGERFALETSSFASSVIETFKTVPSRSYDVKSRIWNFHINDHDSLIQKLMHHESNISVTRIPQTVLQIFKKSLKSDDENIFKQDLSKIDKKLIDSLMPFQQDGICFGISKNGRCIIADDMGLGKTIQALGIAHYFQESWPLLIVVPSSVRYQWSEAIYEFLPSIPMHYVHHFASARDCIGDDKVTIISYDLLARAVHTFEKHIFGFVILDESHVLKSNKTARFQAAQRICTHARHVILLTGTPALSRPIELHSQISLILPRFMRFLLEALSCSYEDYGVRYCAGQRSVFGWDFTGSSNMQELQSLLKITCMIRRLKVDVLSQLPSKIRQVIILDPTLIKTRKRMNEMSKQLQTNITNSERHNTLLQYYTDSSFARLKGVCDYVTNLFENKRKCLLYAHHQNILDAICKVAESMNIKFIRIDGKTNPEQRKQQIDQFQEQDDCLAAVLSITAANAGVTLTAAHLVVFTELFWNPGILCQAEDRVHRIGQNDNVIIQYLVAKDTADDYIWPLIKKKLNVLNAAGLDQDLSIDNVDITAQKEHGQQDLISFMNISLSPGMKSQSQKDNKQDNDSGASTSTNDLKQLLEVDEEYFDSCSWDDIA
- the Marcal1 gene encoding SWI/SNF-related matrix-associated actin-dependent regulator of chromatin subfamily A-like protein 1 isoform X1, encoding MYQKKDINRHNGKCSLEEIEKKRLLALQRRQQALLKIQTTPSSSPVQQPKYNNSTNVMRPNKLNNRFNPMETKNFFNRTVVTGKCYMISGERFALETSSFASSVIETFKTVPSRSYDVKSRIWNFHINDHDSLIQKLMHHESNISVTRIPQTVLQIFKKSLKSDDENIFKQDLSKIDKKLIDSLMPFQQDGICFGISKNGRCIIADDMGLGKTIQALGIAHYFQESWPLLIVVPSSVRYQWSEAIYEFLPSIPMHYVHHFASARDCIGDDKVTIISYDLLARAVHTFEKHIFGFVILDESHVLKSNKTARFQAAQRICTHARHVILLTGTPALSRPIELHSQISLILPRFMRFLLEALSCSYEDYGVRYCAGQRSVFGWDFTGSSNMQELQSLLKITCMIRRLKVDVLSQLPSKIRQVIILDPTLIKTRKRMNEMSKQLQTNITNSERHNTLLQYYTDSSFARLKGVCDYVTNLFENKRKCLLYAHHQNILDAICKVAESMNIKFIRIDGKTNPEQRKQQIDQFQEQDDCLAAVLSITAANAGVTLTAAHLVVFTELFWNPGILCQAEDRVHRIGQNDNVIIQYLVAKDTADDYIWPLIKKKLNVLNAAGLDQDLSIDNVDITAQKEHGQQDLISFMNISLSPGMKSQSQKDNKQDNDSGASTSTNDLKQLLEVDEEYFDSCSWDDIA
- the Marcal1 gene encoding SWI/SNF-related matrix-associated actin-dependent regulator of chromatin subfamily A-like protein 1 isoform X2; the encoded protein is MYQKKDINRHNGKCSLEEIEKKRLLALQRRQQALLKIQTTPSSSPVQQPKYNNSTNVMRPNKLNNRFNPMETKNFFNRTVVTGKCYMISGERFALETSSFASSVIETFKTVPSRSYDVKSRIWNFHINDHDSLIQKLMHHESNISVTRIPQTVLQIFKKSLKSDDENIFKQDLSKIDKKLIDSLMPFQQDGICFGISKNGRCIIADDMGLGKTIQALGIAHYFQESWPLLIVVPSSVRYQWSEAIYEFLPSIPMHYVHHFASARDCIGDDKVTIISYDLLARAVHTFEKHIFGFVILDESHVLKSNKTARFQAAQRICTHARHVILLTGTPALSRPIELHSQISLILPRFMSYEDYGVRYCAGQRSVFGWDFTGSSNMQELQSLLKITCMIRRLKVDVLSQLPSKIRQVIILDPTLIKTRKRMNEMSKQLQTNITNSERHNTLLQYYTDSSFARLKGVCDYVTNLFENKRKCLLYAHHQNILDAICKVAESMNIKFIRIDGKTNPEQRKQQIDQFQEQDDCLAAVLSITAANAGVTLTAAHLVVFTELFWNPGILCQAEDRVHRIGQNDNVIIQYLVAKDTADDYIWPLIKKKLNVLNAAGLDQDLSIDNVDITAQKEHGQQDLISFMNISLSPGMKSQSQKDNKQDNDSGASTSTNDLKQLLEVDEEYFDSCSWDDIA